From a single Arachis hypogaea cultivar Tifrunner chromosome 3, arahy.Tifrunner.gnm2.J5K5, whole genome shotgun sequence genomic region:
- the LOC112769351 gene encoding uncharacterized protein, with protein MATKLALCFLSFLLFFLMNGHGISSRDLKVELHDHTDTNSQSYITNYITPANTPKEENAQQYLFGYIATSDNTQSNYKTSKKHNHPSHSHHANLNQPYITAYETSNAHDANKPNYLLGYRTSTHAPDTDILFWSTDKAYITQHGGDVGPKRDSNAPYIAQYGVGGSNKEVKKSATAQDSAKPDVTNYGLHSKKTYITKYGSDAGFKFTQYGDDIGPKRDSNAPYISQYGGDNSNKEIKTKSATTQNSAKPYMTTYGLHSKKTQGLKRGPPSSSVDHTEAFKVGFFAMDDLYIGNIMALQFPVEEFSHFLSKKEADSIPFSIPQLPSVLQLFSISEDSSQAKSMRGTIEQCEAGTITGETKICANSLESMLEFVHNIIGSEEKHNIHTTTPSSGAPLQKYTILKISEDIYAPKWVACHPMPYPYGVYFCHYISTGTRVFKVLLDGENGDKVEALGVCHLDTSDWSPNHILFKQLGFMPGEAPVCHFFPVKHLMWVPQPSTATM; from the coding sequence AATGGACATGGCATCAGTAGCAGAGACTTGAAGGTAGAGTTGCATGATCATACAGATACCAATTCACAATCATATATTACTAACTATATAACTCCTGCAAACACTCCGAAGGAAGAAAATGCACAACAATACCTTTTTGGGTACATAGCCACTTCAGACAATACCCAATCAAATTACAAAACATCCAAAAAACACAACCACCCTTCACATTCACACCATGCAAATCTCAATCAACCTTACATCACCGCCTATGAAACTTCTAATGCCCATGATGCCAACAAGCCTAACTACCTTCTAGGTTATAGAACCAGTACCCATGCTCCTGACACAGATATTTTATTCTGGTCAACTGATAAAGCTTATATCACTCAACATGGTGGTGATGTTGGTCCCAAAAGAGATTCAAATGCGCCATACATCGCTCAATATGGCGTTGGTGGTTCCAACAAAGAAGTAAAAAAATCTGCCACAGCCCAGGATTCGGCTAAGCCTGACGTAACAAATTATGGCCTTCATTCCAAGAAAACATATATCACTAAATATGGTAGTGATGCTGGTTTTAAGTTTACTCAATATGGTGATGACATTGGTCCCAAAAGAGATTCAAATGCACCATACATCTCTCAATATGGTGGTGACAATTCCaacaaagaaataaaaacaaagtCTGCCACAACCCAGAATTCAGCTAAGCCTTATATGACAACCTATGGCCTTCATTCTAAGAAAACACAAGGCTTGAAGCGAGGGCCACCATCTTCCAGCGTAGACCACACTGAGGCATTCAAGGTTGGATTCTTCGCCATGGATGATCTCTACATAGGGAACATTATGGCCCTCCAATTTCCTGTGGAAGAGTTCTCTCACTTCCTATCAAAGAAAGAAGCCGACTCCATTCCTTTCTCAATCCCACAACTTCCAagtgttcttcaactcttctcaaTCTCAGAAGATTCTTCACAAGCCAAGTCCATGAGAGGCACAATTGAACAATGTGAAGCAGGAACCATCACAGGGGAGACTAAGATTTGTGCTAACTCTTTAGAGTCCATGCTGGAATTCGTCCACAACATCATTGGATCAGAGGAAAaacacaacattcacacaactacTCCATCTTCAGGGGCTCCTCTGCAAAAATATACCATTTTGAAAATATCAGAAGATATATATGCTCCTAAATGGGTAGCTTGTCATCCTATGCCATACCCATATGGTGTTTACTTTTGCCATTACATATCAACAGGGACCAGGGTGTTCAAGGTCTTGTTAGATGGTGAGAATGGAGACAAGGTTGAAGCTCTTGGCGTGTGCCACTTGGACACATCTGATTGGAGCCCAAATCACATTCTGTTTAAGCAGCTTGGGTTTATGCCTGGGGAGGCTCCAGTGTGCCACTTCTTCCCTGTGAAGCATCTTATGTGGGTTCCCCAACCCTCAACAGCCACCATGTGA